A single window of Magnetococcus marinus MC-1 DNA harbors:
- the tnpB gene encoding IS66 family insertion sequence element accessory protein TnpB (TnpB, as the term is used for proteins encoded by IS66 family insertion elements, is considered an accessory protein, since TnpC, encoded by a neighboring gene, is a DDE family transposase.): protein MMRPSPDISVVHLCLEPVDFRKGINGLAALVEAELELNPFDEALFVFRNRSLDKVKILYWERNGFCLWQKRLEKDRFHWLRQGGAAEIQITGRQLNWLLDGYNLAAMKGHNKLHFSSIV from the coding sequence ATGATGCGCCCATCGCCGGATATTTCTGTCGTCCATCTTTGTTTGGAGCCGGTGGATTTCAGGAAGGGGATCAACGGACTGGCTGCATTGGTGGAGGCAGAACTGGAGTTGAATCCCTTTGATGAGGCTCTGTTCGTGTTTCGCAATCGATCATTGGACAAGGTGAAAATCCTTTACTGGGAACGTAATGGCTTCTGCCTGTGGCAAAAGCGGCTGGAAAAGGACCGATTTCACTGGTTGCGCCAGGGAGGTGCCGCAGAAATCCAAATCACGGGGCGGCAGCTGAATTGGCTACTTGATGGCTACAACCTGGCGGCAATGAAGGGTCACAATAAACTGCATTTTTCTTCGATTGTATAG
- a CDS encoding lysylphosphatidylglycerol synthase transmembrane domain-containing protein: protein MLKLILVTTLFLAPLLVFVGLDLQQVAHYFERVGVGHLLLFVLLVLLSTLMRTLRYRLVLRIPIAFRTLLGILLLHQFYVTFLPMRIGEISIPLLLKQEGVRISKSIGHVIFLRVVDLMNILLWVVVLGLLFRSELSAPLAHGVEVLVSIGALLLLVIPVFILCMPHINRRIAWQTWLPMAFRQKLAPLLVSMGRVFYRQSPRTLVWVIALTTAATAFSILFIVLLAQLWIPEISWSLISMAASFGALSSILPINGLAGLGGQQVISVAMYSQMGLSAQEALAFTMAASVLVLFIIMGTGFLGAFLIYKPGPGKSILDLFKLRRASVSSKDGSTA from the coding sequence ATGCTCAAGTTGATTTTGGTTACAACGCTGTTTTTAGCCCCTTTGCTGGTGTTTGTGGGGCTAGACTTGCAACAGGTTGCCCATTATTTTGAGCGGGTTGGGGTGGGGCATCTGCTGCTGTTTGTTTTGCTGGTCCTGCTCTCTACACTCATGCGTACCCTGCGTTATCGCTTGGTGCTGCGCATCCCTATCGCCTTCCGCACCCTATTGGGTATCCTGCTGCTGCACCAGTTCTATGTTACCTTTCTACCCATGCGTATAGGGGAAATAAGCATTCCGCTGCTCCTAAAACAGGAGGGGGTGCGCATTTCAAAATCAATCGGCCACGTCATTTTTTTACGCGTGGTTGATTTGATGAACATTTTGCTGTGGGTGGTGGTGCTAGGGCTGCTGTTTCGCAGCGAACTTTCTGCCCCATTGGCGCACGGTGTCGAGGTGTTGGTCTCGATTGGGGCGCTGCTGCTGTTGGTTATCCCGGTCTTTATCTTGTGCATGCCGCACATCAATAGGCGTATTGCTTGGCAAACATGGTTACCCATGGCCTTTAGGCAAAAACTCGCGCCGTTGCTCGTCTCCATGGGGCGCGTTTTTTACCGTCAGTCCCCCAGAACGCTTGTGTGGGTTATCGCGCTGACCACTGCTGCGACAGCGTTCAGTATCCTCTTCATCGTACTGCTGGCGCAGTTATGGATACCCGAAATAAGTTGGTCGCTGATCTCTATGGCCGCAAGCTTTGGTGCTTTAAGCTCGATTTTGCCAATCAATGGTCTGGCCGGGTTGGGTGGGCAGCAGGTGATTTCGGTGGCTATGTATAGTCAAATGGGCTTAAGCGCGCAGGAAGCGCTGGCTTTTACCATGGCGGCTTCTGTACTGGTTCTCTTTATTATTATGGGTACAGGCTTTTTGGGGGCGTTCTTGATCTATAAGCCAGGGCCGGGTAAAAGCATACTTGATCTGTTCAAACTCAGGCGTGCTTCTGTTTCTTCCAAAGATGGATCAACGGCCTAA
- a CDS encoding TolC family outer membrane protein has translation MPMFICRAILLLCFFGLLSVVQPSWAENLPVRKLALLGEASTVRFQVDAGMGVITQGELIDHGYGLRVRLKGVTQPMLEQLVARLTMDNPLVKSIDIAVDEAADEGLLTLVLMEKVAVLDETLVALDDELSRWEVVLTTDLPQEVLNLDEKLPAPVLHKVRLLNRSGLLTVVLEGNAAIVAEASFRADPPRLILDLPKVPMGELETAIQAYNHNPDQPLVRAIRSKQDTPGVGRLVFDLNQPLDLVESLGRVEGERGTIVIGLVPDGGSAGASQAQSGAVGGKLSSVELRQQGRRLSLFLNGTTGTEVSAYALQNPPRIRMDLIGWRPEQVVDAVAAFQTNHPLIRAIRYGESRLGSARVEFELAQSVQLLDAAVRKSFDNMHENFVVSVLSPKDLLPGSALTALPLDRRLVPDFDFTENPEIMISPVQLSKNLTGPSLDLQEAPAPEEPGVTLNLLDFYQQALVRDAQYQAATSLYRSKLEAFPKARAGYLPSASLSIVANRVHSLIKRQQLSTSPVGPINYDDRSYTLTITQPIIQVPVIVQMSQARVTEEQAKVDLIKEEQDLILRVAQNYLNLLASKDSLEMSKAEHETTSKHLEQAQTQERSGLATRTDVATAEGRAALAEAEVIAAQNRMEDAKYALKEIVGEKVDAVHGFQGDFDPAPPQPANMDAWLEAALKQNLTLQSVRLAQRIQQLEVKRLQAGYIPTLTLKGEHVGSSASGSIFGPGAKTYDSTIGVTMDMNLLEGGLTMAQVREAKALEAQARQQAEQNFRQVERQTRSAYRQVESSSRLLGALRKQVIANATSLQSKLAGYASGVENVLSVLDAYKLYYTSRREYLAQRYEYLVNRLRLKQAVGALSQDDLESLAALLDR, from the coding sequence ATGCCCATGTTTATCTGTAGAGCGATCTTATTGTTATGTTTTTTTGGTTTGCTCTCGGTTGTGCAACCAAGTTGGGCAGAAAACCTGCCTGTTCGCAAATTGGCTTTACTGGGTGAGGCCAGCACCGTGCGGTTCCAGGTGGATGCCGGTATGGGGGTCATTACACAGGGTGAGTTGATCGACCATGGTTATGGTTTGCGGGTGCGCCTCAAAGGGGTTACGCAACCCATGTTGGAGCAACTGGTCGCGCGTTTAACCATGGATAACCCGCTGGTTAAGTCCATCGACATCGCGGTGGATGAGGCCGCAGACGAGGGGCTCCTTACCCTGGTGCTGATGGAAAAGGTGGCCGTGCTGGATGAAACCTTGGTGGCGCTGGATGATGAACTCTCCCGCTGGGAGGTTGTGCTTACCACTGACCTGCCCCAGGAGGTGCTCAATCTCGATGAAAAGCTGCCCGCTCCGGTTCTGCACAAAGTGAGGTTGCTTAATCGCAGTGGTTTGCTCACGGTGGTGTTGGAGGGCAATGCGGCCATTGTGGCAGAAGCCTCATTTCGTGCCGATCCTCCCCGACTGATCTTGGATCTGCCCAAAGTGCCTATGGGTGAGTTAGAGACGGCCATTCAAGCCTATAACCACAATCCAGATCAACCCTTGGTGCGCGCCATCCGCAGTAAACAAGACACCCCTGGTGTGGGACGCCTGGTATTTGACCTTAATCAGCCATTGGATTTGGTGGAGAGCCTTGGCCGTGTCGAGGGTGAGCGGGGCACCATTGTCATAGGCTTGGTGCCCGATGGTGGATCAGCGGGTGCTAGCCAAGCGCAAAGTGGCGCTGTGGGGGGTAAGTTGAGCAGTGTTGAACTGCGGCAGCAGGGGCGGCGTCTTTCGCTGTTTTTAAATGGTACCACCGGTACCGAAGTAAGCGCTTATGCGCTGCAAAATCCCCCCCGTATCCGTATGGATTTAATCGGCTGGCGTCCTGAACAGGTGGTGGATGCGGTGGCCGCTTTTCAAACCAACCACCCCTTAATTCGCGCCATCCGCTATGGTGAATCAAGGCTGGGTTCAGCCCGGGTAGAGTTTGAGCTGGCGCAGTCGGTGCAGTTGTTGGATGCCGCAGTACGCAAAAGCTTTGATAATATGCATGAAAATTTTGTCGTGTCGGTTTTATCGCCCAAAGATCTCCTGCCGGGCAGCGCGTTGACGGCGCTACCGTTGGATCGCCGCTTGGTGCCTGATTTTGACTTTACGGAAAACCCGGAAATCATGATCAGCCCGGTGCAGTTGAGTAAGAACTTGACAGGCCCTTCATTGGATTTGCAAGAGGCACCCGCCCCCGAAGAGCCTGGGGTCACACTCAATTTGTTGGATTTTTATCAACAAGCTCTGGTGCGGGATGCCCAGTACCAAGCGGCAACATCGCTTTACCGCTCTAAATTAGAGGCCTTCCCCAAAGCTCGCGCCGGCTACCTGCCCAGCGCTTCTCTTTCGATTGTGGCCAATCGGGTTCACTCCCTGATTAAACGTCAGCAGCTCAGTACCTCGCCCGTTGGACCCATTAATTATGACGACCGTAGTTACACCCTGACCATTACCCAGCCCATTATTCAAGTGCCGGTCATTGTGCAGATGAGCCAAGCCCGTGTTACGGAAGAGCAGGCTAAGGTGGACCTCATCAAAGAGGAGCAGGATCTTATTCTCAGGGTTGCGCAAAATTATCTAAATTTACTGGCTTCCAAGGACTCTTTGGAGATGTCCAAGGCGGAACATGAGACCACCAGCAAGCATCTTGAGCAGGCGCAAACCCAGGAGCGTAGCGGTTTGGCCACCCGTACCGATGTTGCAACGGCGGAGGGGCGTGCGGCGTTGGCCGAGGCTGAGGTGATTGCCGCACAAAATCGCATGGAAGACGCCAAATATGCCCTCAAGGAGATTGTGGGAGAAAAGGTGGACGCAGTGCACGGGTTCCAGGGGGATTTTGATCCTGCGCCACCCCAACCTGCCAACATGGACGCTTGGTTAGAGGCCGCGCTGAAACAAAATCTCACGTTACAATCGGTCCGTCTAGCCCAACGTATTCAGCAGTTGGAGGTCAAGCGCTTGCAGGCTGGCTACATCCCCACCTTGACCTTAAAAGGGGAGCATGTTGGTTCATCGGCCAGCGGTTCAATTTTTGGTCCTGGGGCTAAAACCTATGACAGCACCATCGGGGTCACCATGGATATGAACCTGCTGGAGGGGGGGTTAACCATGGCCCAGGTGCGCGAAGCTAAGGCATTGGAAGCCCAAGCCCGCCAGCAAGCCGAGCAAAATTTTCGCCAAGTTGAGCGTCAAACTCGTTCGGCTTATCGCCAGGTGGAGTCCAGTTCAAGGCTATTGGGGGCGCTGCGTAAACAGGTTATTGCCAATGCCACCTCGCTCCAGTCCAAGCTCGCGGGTTATGCGTCAGGGGTAGAAAATGTGTTGTCGGTATTGGATGCCTACAAACTCTACTACACCTCACGTCGGGAATATTTGGCTCAGCGTTATGAGTATTTGGTAAACCGTCTACGGTTAAAACAGGCGGTAGGGGCGTTAAGTCAGGATGATCTGGAGAGTTTGGCAGCCCTGCTGGACCGTTGA
- a CDS encoding SapC family protein produces the protein MAQALYANVAVVNSKEHKDLKIKPINHFRYAAKIQSCPISDIEFFPCSLSHPIMFAKAEDGKIVPLALMGLERETNQFVSSEGVWKEGEYMPAFLRRYPFIMVRDPENTRMVVGLDMDAEGVNRDEGRELFDEKSEASEFAKSAMKFLTDFQEAFDRTQNFLAKMSELELFDDAVFNWEFKGVTSSFGGFMRIDEKKLDELDDETLLALTRSGHYKLIVAHLVSLRRFQRLVDWKMRPAS, from the coding sequence ATGGCTCAAGCGCTTTATGCTAATGTCGCTGTGGTGAATAGCAAAGAACATAAAGATCTGAAGATCAAGCCCATCAACCATTTCCGTTATGCAGCCAAGATTCAGAGTTGCCCTATTTCTGATATCGAATTTTTTCCCTGTTCCCTCTCCCATCCCATTATGTTCGCCAAGGCGGAGGATGGTAAAATTGTCCCCTTAGCGCTCATGGGTCTGGAGCGTGAAACCAATCAATTTGTTTCATCGGAAGGGGTTTGGAAAGAGGGCGAATACATGCCTGCTTTCTTGCGTCGTTACCCCTTTATCATGGTTCGCGATCCTGAAAATACCCGCATGGTTGTTGGCTTGGATATGGATGCCGAAGGGGTTAACCGTGACGAGGGGCGTGAGCTTTTTGATGAAAAAAGCGAAGCCAGCGAGTTTGCCAAAAGCGCCATGAAATTCCTTACCGATTTTCAAGAAGCCTTTGACCGCACCCAAAATTTCTTGGCCAAAATGTCCGAGCTAGAGTTGTTTGACGATGCCGTGTTTAACTGGGAGTTTAAAGGGGTTACCAGCTCCTTTGGTGGTTTTATGCGCATTGATGAAAAGAAACTTGATGAGTTGGATGATGAAACCCTGCTCGCCCTGACCCGCAGTGGTCACTATAAACTGATTGTGGCGCATTTGGTCTCCCTGCGTCGGTTCCAGCGTTTGGTTGACTGGAAAATGCGTCCAGCCAGCTAA
- the tnpC gene encoding IS66 family transposase: protein MKTLPKTLPDDPAALREIILSLQAENVLLQDKSKRMEHEAQLLREKLNILIAKRFGRSSEKSDPRQLGLFDEAEVTAAEEPEEDAEEIQVPAHSRKVKSKGRKPLPEWLPRVDIIHELPESALVCGLDGHHLVEIGRETSEQLDIIPAKVQVLRHIQIKYGCPHCKQGVKTAPTPKRPIPKALATAALLAHVAVSKYADGLPLYRQGAILTRAGIDVCRTTLANWMIQCGQLVQPLINLMRDKMLDYDILQMDETTIQVLKEKDKVAASNSYMWVQRGGPPGSPVILFDYDPTRGAEVPKRLLAGYKGWLQTDGYAGYLGVGAQEDVILMGCFAHARRQFDEAIKALGKSKKGKIGKAGQALSLIRKLYAVEKDLREEEATPERRYKVRQERSRPIIDELKTWLEDNRAGVLPKSKLGEAMGYLTNQWSSLIRYLDDGRLEIDNNRAENAIRPFVIGRKNWLFSNSVRGAKASANLYSLIETAKANGWEPFVYLTKVFEGLATAQTVDEFDLLLPWNLKSAAEPAG from the coding sequence ATGAAAACGCTACCAAAGACACTCCCTGATGACCCTGCCGCTTTGCGGGAAATAATACTTTCCTTGCAGGCTGAAAATGTCCTTTTACAGGACAAAAGCAAGCGTATGGAGCATGAAGCCCAGCTTCTGAGGGAGAAGCTGAATATTCTCATTGCCAAGCGGTTTGGGCGTTCCAGTGAGAAGAGCGATCCCCGTCAGTTGGGTCTGTTCGATGAGGCAGAAGTGACGGCTGCCGAGGAACCTGAAGAGGATGCCGAAGAGATCCAGGTTCCTGCCCATAGCCGCAAAGTGAAGTCCAAAGGGCGCAAGCCATTGCCAGAGTGGCTACCCCGGGTGGATATCATTCATGAGTTGCCTGAGTCGGCATTGGTTTGTGGCCTGGATGGTCACCATTTGGTCGAGATTGGCCGTGAGACCAGCGAGCAACTGGATATTATTCCGGCCAAGGTGCAGGTATTGCGGCACATCCAGATCAAATATGGCTGTCCTCATTGCAAACAGGGCGTGAAGACGGCCCCTACACCCAAACGTCCCATTCCCAAGGCGTTGGCTACAGCTGCTCTATTGGCCCATGTGGCGGTATCCAAGTATGCCGATGGGTTACCGCTCTATCGACAGGGCGCCATTCTGACCCGTGCAGGGATTGATGTCTGTCGAACCACGCTGGCCAATTGGATGATCCAGTGCGGCCAACTGGTGCAGCCGTTGATCAATCTGATGCGGGACAAGATGCTGGATTACGATATCCTGCAGATGGATGAAACTACGATTCAAGTGCTTAAGGAAAAAGATAAAGTTGCAGCCAGCAACTCCTATATGTGGGTACAGCGAGGTGGTCCCCCGGGTAGTCCGGTGATTTTGTTTGATTACGATCCCACACGCGGTGCCGAGGTTCCGAAACGGCTGTTGGCGGGCTATAAAGGCTGGTTGCAAACGGATGGGTATGCAGGTTATCTGGGTGTGGGTGCGCAGGAAGATGTGATCCTGATGGGGTGTTTTGCGCATGCCCGTCGTCAATTCGACGAGGCGATCAAAGCGTTGGGAAAATCCAAAAAAGGCAAGATAGGCAAGGCTGGGCAGGCACTGTCGCTGATCCGGAAACTGTACGCTGTGGAAAAGGATCTGCGTGAGGAAGAGGCTACTCCAGAGCGACGTTACAAGGTGCGCCAGGAGCGTTCCCGCCCCATTATCGATGAGTTGAAAACCTGGCTGGAAGATAATCGAGCAGGGGTGTTACCGAAAAGCAAACTCGGCGAAGCGATGGGATATCTGACCAATCAGTGGTCCTCTCTGATTCGATATCTTGATGATGGACGCCTGGAAATTGACAACAACAGAGCCGAGAACGCCATTCGCCCCTTTGTGATTGGCAGGAAAAATTGGCTCTTCAGCAACTCTGTTCGAGGTGCAAAGGCCTCGGCAAACCTCTACAGTTTGATTGAAACGGCCAAAGCCAATGGTTGGGAGCCCTTCGTCTATCTCACAAAGGTCTTTGAGGGCCTCGCCACAGCGCAAACCGTGGATGAGTTCGACTTGTTGCTCCCGTGGAATTTGAAATCTGCTGCTGAACCGGCAGGGTAG
- a CDS encoding STAS domain-containing protein, producing MFSSEDIEINEVGSTTHLKLNKLLSFEHADLMRQLALNAAKQSCVQVDFSRIAMLDSATLGLLLILKNSLNNGSCNIRLVNLSPDLKRMIKIAAFDSFFELG from the coding sequence ATGTTTTCATCCGAGGATATTGAAATTAATGAAGTTGGTTCGACAACCCACCTTAAATTAAACAAGCTGCTCTCTTTTGAGCACGCCGATCTGATGCGCCAGCTTGCTCTGAATGCTGCCAAACAGAGTTGTGTTCAAGTTGATTTTTCCAGGATCGCCATGCTGGATAGTGCCACCCTGGGTCTTCTGTTGATTTTAAAGAACAGTTTAAATAATGGCAGTTGTAACATCAGATTGGTCAATTTAAGCCCAGATCTTAAACGCATGATAAAAATCGCAGCTTTCGACAGTTTTTTTGAGTTAGGATGA
- a CDS encoding sulfur globule family protein, whose amino-acid sequence MKKINMLAVAALVGALSMAQASDANAFWGNNGGWGNNNGNGWGNGAGNGTGSGNFGFNMSGNAAGNGNGYNGYNGSGYNGYNGYNGYNGGYPMGGYGYPMGGYPMGGYPMGGYPVMPTAPAAPAPAAK is encoded by the coding sequence ATGAAAAAAATTAACATGCTGGCTGTTGCTGCCCTGGTTGGCGCTCTTTCCATGGCTCAAGCTTCTGACGCCAACGCTTTTTGGGGCAACAATGGCGGTTGGGGCAACAATAACGGTAACGGTTGGGGCAATGGCGCTGGTAACGGCACCGGTTCTGGTAATTTTGGTTTTAACATGAGTGGCAACGCTGCTGGTAACGGCAACGGCTACAACGGTTATAACGGCAGTGGCTACAACGGTTACAATGGCTACAATGGTTACAACGGTGGCTATCCTATGGGTGGTTATGGTTACCCCATGGGCGGCTACCCCATGGGCGGTTACCCCATGGGCGGCTACCCCGTCATGCCTACAGCACCTGCTGCACCAGCACCTGCTGCTAAGTAA
- the tnpC gene encoding IS66 family transposase: MKTLPKTLPDDPAALREIILSLQAENVLLQDKSKRMEHEAQLLREKLNILIAKRFGRSSEKSDPRQLGLFDEAEVTAAEEPEEDAEEIQVPAHSRKVKSKGRKPLPEWLPRVDIIHELPESALVCGLDGHHLVEIGRETSEQLDIIPAKVQVLRHIQIKYGCPHCKQGVKTAPTPKRPIPKALATAALLAHVAVSKYADGLPLYRQGAILTRAGIDVCRTTLANWMIQCGQLVQPLINLMRDKMLDYDILQMDETTIQVLKEKDKVASSNSYMWVQRGGPPGSPVILFDYDPTRGAEVPKRLLAGYKGWLQTDGYAGYLGVGAQEDVILMGCFAHARRQFDEAIKALGKSKKGKIGKAGQALSLIRKLYAVEKDLREEEATPERRYKVRQERSRPIIDELKTWLEDNRAGVLPKSKLGEAMGYLTNQWSSLIRYLDDGRLEIDNNRAENAIRPFVIGRKNWLFSNSVRGAKASANLYSLIETAKANGWEPFVYLTKVFEGLATAQTVDEFDLLLPWNLKSAAEPAG; this comes from the coding sequence ATGAAAACGCTACCAAAGACACTCCCTGATGACCCTGCCGCTTTGCGGGAAATAATACTTTCCTTGCAGGCTGAAAATGTCCTTTTACAGGACAAAAGCAAGCGTATGGAGCATGAAGCCCAGCTTCTGAGGGAGAAGCTGAATATTCTCATTGCCAAGCGGTTTGGGCGTTCCAGTGAGAAGAGCGATCCCCGTCAGTTGGGTCTGTTCGATGAGGCAGAAGTGACGGCTGCCGAGGAACCTGAAGAGGATGCCGAAGAGATCCAGGTTCCTGCCCATAGCCGCAAAGTGAAGTCCAAAGGGCGCAAGCCATTGCCAGAGTGGCTACCCCGGGTGGATATCATTCATGAGTTGCCTGAGTCGGCATTGGTTTGTGGCCTGGATGGTCACCATTTGGTCGAGATTGGCCGTGAGACCAGCGAGCAACTGGATATTATTCCGGCCAAGGTGCAGGTATTGCGGCACATCCAGATCAAATATGGCTGTCCTCATTGCAAACAGGGCGTGAAGACGGCCCCTACACCCAAACGTCCCATTCCCAAGGCGTTGGCTACAGCTGCTCTATTGGCCCATGTGGCGGTATCCAAGTATGCCGATGGGTTACCGCTCTATCGACAGGGCGCCATTCTGACCCGTGCAGGGATTGATGTCTGTCGAACCACGCTGGCCAATTGGATGATCCAGTGCGGCCAACTGGTGCAGCCGTTGATCAATCTGATGCGGGACAAGATGCTGGATTACGATATCCTGCAGATGGATGAAACTACGATTCAAGTGCTTAAGGAAAAAGATAAAGTTGCATCCAGCAACTCCTATATGTGGGTACAGCGAGGTGGTCCCCCGGGTAGTCCGGTGATTTTGTTTGATTACGATCCCACACGCGGTGCCGAGGTTCCGAAACGGCTGTTGGCGGGCTATAAAGGCTGGTTGCAAACGGATGGGTATGCAGGTTATCTGGGTGTGGGTGCGCAGGAAGATGTGATCCTGATGGGGTGTTTTGCGCATGCCCGTCGTCAATTCGACGAGGCGATCAAAGCGTTGGGAAAATCCAAAAAAGGCAAGATAGGCAAGGCTGGGCAGGCACTGTCGCTGATCCGGAAACTGTACGCTGTGGAAAAGGATCTGCGTGAGGAAGAGGCTACTCCAGAGCGACGTTACAAGGTGCGCCAGGAGCGTTCCCGCCCCATTATCGATGAGTTGAAAACCTGGCTGGAAGATAATCGAGCAGGGGTGTTACCGAAAAGCAAACTCGGCGAAGCGATGGGATATCTGACCAATCAGTGGTCCTCTCTGATTCGATATCTTGATGATGGACGCCTGGAAATTGACAACAACAGAGCCGAGAACGCCATTCGCCCCTTTGTGATTGGCAGGAAAAATTGGCTCTTCAGCAACTCTGTTCGAGGTGCAAAGGCCTCGGCAAACCTCTACAGTTTGATTGAAACGGCCAAAGCCAATGGTTGGGAGCCCTTCGTCTATCTCACAAAGGTCTTTGAGGGCCTCGCCACAGCGCAAACCGTGGATGAGTTCGACTTGTTGCTCCCGTGGAATTTGAAATCTGCTGCTGAACCGGCAGGGTAG
- a CDS encoding MTH1187 family thiamine-binding protein has product MSVLVEFSMTPLDKGESVSTYVARSLEIISNSGLPYKLGPMGTCIEGEWDEVMAVIKQCYEKMNSDCNRISISIKADVRSGKTGRLEGKIQSVEAKLGRTVNH; this is encoded by the coding sequence ATGAGTGTTTTGGTGGAATTTTCCATGACCCCATTAGATAAAGGCGAGAGTGTAAGCACCTATGTGGCACGCTCTCTGGAGATCATTAGCAACAGCGGCCTGCCCTACAAGCTTGGCCCTATGGGTACTTGCATTGAAGGAGAGTGGGACGAGGTTATGGCCGTGATCAAACAATGCTATGAAAAAATGAATAGCGATTGTAACCGCATCTCTATTTCAATAAAAGCGGATGTTCGCAGCGGCAAAACAGGCCGGTTAGAGGGCAAAATTCAGTCCGTAGAGGCCAAACTTGGCCGTACAGTCAATCACTAG
- a CDS encoding FeoA family protein, with the protein MTLLELKKGHIARISGVHGSAEERNRFTSMGLIPGKQVMLRNQAPFGDPRIYVIMGYELSLRNKDAEKIKVEPLELTPPNP; encoded by the coding sequence ATGACACTGCTTGAGTTAAAAAAAGGTCATATCGCTCGTATTTCTGGCGTGCATGGTAGTGCAGAAGAGCGTAACCGTTTTACCTCCATGGGGCTCATTCCGGGCAAACAGGTCATGCTGCGCAATCAGGCCCCTTTTGGCGACCCACGCATCTACGTTATCATGGGGTATGAGCTCTCCCTTCGCAATAAAGACGCTGAAAAGATCAAGGTCGAACCCCTGGAGCTGACGCCACCTAACCCCTGA
- the tnpA gene encoding IS66 family insertion sequence element accessory protein TnpA, which yields MEDKSIEASVLSEKQRYWLDHLRSCRSEVGTIKEYAEVHKLSLPSLYFWKRKLTQMGFLEESGSGKRRFQRLELSSKSSAGVCRIQFPNGMTVEWSGNGGESLLSVLRSVAAL from the coding sequence ATGGAAGACAAATCAATTGAGGCGTCTGTGCTGAGTGAGAAGCAGCGGTACTGGCTGGATCATTTACGCAGTTGTCGTTCTGAGGTCGGCACCATTAAGGAGTACGCTGAAGTCCATAAGCTGAGCCTTCCATCGTTGTATTTTTGGAAGCGCAAGCTGACGCAAATGGGTTTTCTGGAAGAGTCAGGATCAGGCAAGCGACGTTTTCAGCGATTGGAATTGAGTTCAAAGTCTTCAGCAGGGGTCTGCCGGATTCAGTTCCCAAATGGTATGACGGTGGAGTGGTCAGGGAATGGTGGCGAGAGCTTGCTCTCTGTCCTGCGATCTGTGGCAGCCTTGTGA